In the Flagellimonas sp. HMM57 genome, one interval contains:
- a CDS encoding LamG domain-containing protein produces the protein MKHFFKYTLLLSSFILLVAFIAEDKLKDDLLFYASFDEGTSADIAVGDNAIYTAELRKNMQDAKPGLLNPDVVFDKGAGLSGGALDFKKKSRMVTFFKAAENIGYSKENWNGAVSFWLQLDPAKDLEPGYCDPIQITDVNYNDAALWVDFTKENPRDFRLGVLGDIEVWNPKKLGPDENSDYLRRLVTVKQPPFERGGWTHIVINFSGLNTENGSSELFVNGESKGKVPPINDPFTWDEEKSNIMLGLNYIGLFDELSVFSRPLSTDEVGRIYNAKDGLKSLLD, from the coding sequence ATGAAACACTTTTTCAAATATACATTGCTACTTTCTTCTTTTATTTTGCTAGTTGCATTTATCGCAGAAGACAAATTAAAGGATGACCTTTTGTTCTATGCCTCCTTTGATGAAGGCACATCTGCAGATATTGCAGTAGGCGATAATGCTATTTATACTGCCGAACTTAGAAAGAATATGCAAGATGCAAAACCCGGTCTTTTAAATCCAGATGTAGTTTTTGACAAAGGAGCCGGTCTTTCTGGAGGTGCTTTGGATTTCAAGAAAAAGAGTAGAATGGTTACCTTTTTTAAAGCAGCTGAAAATATAGGATATTCCAAGGAGAATTGGAACGGCGCCGTTTCATTTTGGTTGCAACTAGATCCAGCTAAAGATTTGGAGCCTGGCTATTGTGATCCCATTCAAATAACCGATGTTAATTATAACGATGCGGCACTTTGGGTAGATTTTACCAAAGAGAATCCCAGGGATTTTCGCTTAGGGGTTTTGGGCGATATAGAGGTGTGGAACCCTAAGAAATTGGGTCCGGATGAAAATTCGGATTATTTGAGACGATTGGTTACCGTAAAACAACCTCCCTTTGAAAGAGGTGGGTGGACACATATTGTTATTAACTTTTCAGGATTGAATACTGAAAACGGTAGTTCGGAATTGTTCGTTAATGGAGAAAGTAAAGGAAAAGTACCACCAATAAACGATCCTTTTACATGGGATGAAGAAAAATCAAACATCATGTTGGGGCTTAACTATATAGGTTTGTTCGATGAACTTTCCGTATTTAGCAGACCTTTGAGTACTGATGAAGTGGGACGCATTTACAATGCAAAAGATGGTTTGAAATCATTATTGGATTAA
- a CDS encoding OmpA family protein, protein MLTKKSVIFSIVFLSVLTLMAQERQLTKKDSIAESFWMATLGTNFVDDSGDEFRELFDLKDGWNTVPHPSRVSVGRYFKSGLGLEAIGSYNRYNEGKVVDDVIATEDVDYFGLDFRVSYDLNKILGETGFFDPYIGIGAGYTDANNQGRGTYNAVVGFRTWFSDHWGLDFSSTGKWTMNIENSTNHVQHAVGVAYRFNVEKGLSRKGAEKLAYLKEMEEEQQRVKDSIDANKQADERARLLAEQLEQEKEAERLAAEEKARKEAKDAERSKIMNEIEQLGSVYFKLNSSYLTKNDKNLLDKLVDILKNTPTLVVQIGAHTDSRGTNEYNQWLSERRAKRTVDYIISKGIPEERIKSGAFGESKLVNECDDTTPCSEDKHRHNRRSEIEIIDF, encoded by the coding sequence ATGCTTACTAAAAAGTCGGTCATTTTTTCGATTGTGTTTTTATCTGTGCTTACATTGATGGCGCAAGAACGACAACTTACCAAAAAAGATAGTATAGCGGAAAGTTTTTGGATGGCTACTTTGGGTACAAACTTTGTTGATGACTCTGGTGATGAATTTAGAGAGCTTTTTGATTTAAAAGATGGATGGAACACAGTTCCCCACCCATCAAGAGTAAGCGTAGGACGCTATTTTAAAAGTGGATTGGGGTTAGAAGCAATAGGAAGCTATAACAGATACAATGAAGGAAAAGTAGTTGATGATGTTATTGCTACGGAAGATGTAGATTATTTTGGATTGGATTTTAGGGTAAGCTATGATTTAAACAAGATATTGGGTGAAACAGGCTTTTTTGACCCATATATAGGAATTGGCGCAGGATATACAGATGCCAACAATCAGGGTAGGGGAACCTACAATGCTGTTGTGGGTTTTAGAACTTGGTTTTCAGACCATTGGGGATTGGATTTCAGTTCTACGGGTAAATGGACCATGAATATAGAAAATTCCACAAACCATGTACAACACGCGGTTGGTGTGGCATACCGTTTCAATGTTGAAAAAGGACTTTCGAGAAAAGGCGCAGAAAAGCTAGCTTACTTAAAGGAAATGGAAGAGGAGCAACAACGGGTCAAAGACTCTATTGATGCTAACAAACAAGCAGATGAGCGGGCCAGATTACTAGCTGAACAGTTAGAACAAGAGAAAGAAGCTGAAAGACTAGCAGCAGAAGAAAAAGCAAGAAAAGAAGCAAAAGATGCCGAACGTTCAAAAATCATGAACGAGATTGAACAATTGGGCAGTGTATATTTTAAATTGAATTCATCCTATTTGACCAAGAACGATAAAAATCTTTTGGATAAACTTGTTGATATTTTGAAAAATACCCCAACATTAGTAGTTCAAATAGGAGCACATACAGATTCTAGGGGAACAAATGAATACAATCAATGGTTATCAGAACGAAGGGCGAAACGTACAGTGGATTATATCATATCCAAAGGAATACCTGAAGAGCGAATAAAGTCTGGAGCTTTTGGGGAGTCTAAATTGGTGAACGAATGCGATGATACTACCCCTTGTTCAGAAGATAAGCATCGTCATAACAGAAGGTCTGAGATTGAAATAATCGATTTTTAA
- a CDS encoding (Fe-S)-binding protein yields the protein MEYLPNILFALALIAGVGFFSRNVKKLSRNIKLGKAIEVNDNKSQRWTNMAKIALGQTKMVVRPISGLMHIIVYVGFIIINIEVLEIVIDGILGTHRVFAPLGALYNFLIGSFEVLAFLVIVAVVVFWIRRNIIKLKRFLKPEMEGWPKKDGNLILYIELVLMFLFLTMNAADFQLQQMNAEYYTKAGAFPISQFIAPLFDGMSISSLVLVERTAWWLHILGILAFLNYLYYSKHLHILLAFPNTYYGKLKPKGEIDNVEAVTNEVKLMMDPTADPFAAPAEDTADPEKFGASDVMDLNWVQLLNAYTCTECGRCTSECPANQTGKKLSPRKIMMDTRDRLEEVGKNIDANKGEFVSDGKQLLNDYITQEELWACTTCNACVEACPVSIDPLSIIVEMRRFLVMEQSAAPSDLNNMMGNLENNGAPWPFNQMDRLNWTQES from the coding sequence ATGGAGTACTTACCCAATATACTTTTTGCACTCGCCCTTATCGCAGGGGTAGGTTTTTTTTCTAGGAATGTGAAGAAACTCTCCAGAAACATTAAATTAGGTAAAGCTATTGAGGTAAACGATAATAAATCACAACGCTGGACCAATATGGCGAAAATTGCTTTAGGTCAGACTAAAATGGTGGTTCGCCCAATATCAGGACTCATGCATATCATCGTGTATGTTGGGTTTATCATTATAAATATTGAAGTCTTAGAGATTGTCATAGACGGAATACTTGGAACTCACCGTGTTTTTGCTCCATTGGGAGCACTGTATAATTTCTTGATAGGCTCTTTTGAAGTTTTGGCCTTCTTGGTTATCGTAGCAGTTGTAGTTTTTTGGATTAGAAGAAACATTATCAAATTAAAAAGGTTCCTAAAACCAGAAATGGAAGGCTGGCCTAAAAAAGACGGGAACCTTATTCTATATATTGAATTGGTACTCATGTTTCTATTTTTGACCATGAACGCTGCCGATTTTCAATTACAGCAAATGAATGCTGAGTATTATACCAAGGCTGGTGCTTTTCCAATTAGTCAGTTTATCGCACCACTTTTTGATGGCATGTCAATTTCAAGTTTGGTTTTAGTAGAGCGTACTGCTTGGTGGCTTCATATTTTGGGGATATTGGCCTTTTTGAATTACCTGTATTATTCCAAACACCTTCATATTTTATTGGCATTTCCAAACACCTATTATGGGAAGTTGAAGCCTAAAGGCGAGATTGATAATGTAGAAGCAGTGACAAATGAGGTAAAATTGATGATGGATCCTACGGCTGACCCTTTTGCCGCTCCAGCTGAAGATACTGCAGACCCTGAAAAATTTGGGGCTTCAGATGTGATGGATTTGAACTGGGTACAGTTGCTCAATGCATATACATGTACCGAGTGTGGTAGATGTACTTCGGAATGTCCTGCAAACCAGACTGGCAAAAAGCTTTCTCCAAGAAAGATAATGATGGATACCCGTGACAGGCTAGAGGAAGTTGGGAAAAACATCGATGCCAATAAAGGCGAGTTTGTTTCTGATGGAAAACAGCTATTGAATGACTATATCACCCAAGAAGAATTGTGGGCATGTACCACATGTAATGCATGTGTAGAAGCATGTCCCGTAAGTATAGATCCATTGTCCATTATAGTTGAAATGAGGAGGTTTTTAGTGATGGAGCAGTCTGCAGCACCATCTGACCTTAACAATATGATGGGGAACTTGGAAAACAATGGTGCTCCATGGCCTTTTAACCAAATGGACCGACTAAACTGGACGCAAGAATCTTAA
- a CDS encoding glycoside hydrolase family 3 N-terminal domain-containing protein: protein MRINFYFPLFFLFLFKIHGQNDPLIVSDSLAQSSWVEVQYRNMSLNERIGQLFMVNVASNQDKASTDKISKLIKEQHIGGVIFSKGGPNRQAKLTNAYQANSKIPLLIGMDAEWGLAMRLDSTYAFPWNMTLGAIQDSNIVEKVGFQIGKHAKRLGVHINFAPDIDVNNNPKNPIIGNRSFGEDPTNVTQKGIAFMKGMEKAGVLSCGKHFPGHGDTATDSHKALPIINSTKERLDSIELHPFKKLIENGISTVMVAHLDVPTLESREGHPSSLSKDIVSGLLKEELCFNGLVFTDALNMKAVSQFANEGEVELEAFLAGNDMLLMPENVMKAKEKLIEAYNEGVITEERLSVSVKKILMAKYKAGLSNYKPIKLENLYEDLNGVDNDVLYEEAIENAITVAKNNFSLLPIKKLENKKIAYVKFGDDSGEVFFETLSKYAKVTQINAKDVAGYKKKLADYNLVIIGFHKNNQSPWKGYKFSKNELFWLQEISRLRTSNTILTLFAKPYALLDVLNFKTIDGVVVAYQNSAIAQEKTAEAIFGAIGANGKLPVSAHEEFPVYTGTKLKSLQRLGYSIPERVGLNSSKLAAVDSLVQIGLDSLMFPGAQILVAKKGKVIYNKSFGKPTYKATMGIQESHIYDLASLTKILSTLPMIMKMEEEGKIALNNTFEELIPEYADSELKDVTVLKALSHYGRLPAWIAFYISTLNNERKPSSEFYRTKLTDGFSYKVAENLYITDAYKDSIYNRIGRQSLKSNRYRYSDVAYYVFKKYIEETYGKPIDELVNDFLYTPMGLQRTSFNPLSKFTKDEIVPSEEDTYYRYQTVQGYVHDMGAAMQGGVGGHAGLFSNADDVVKIMQMYLQGGYYGGHRFFDERTIKKFNTCYFCHKDVRRGVGFDKPQLKEKGPTCGCVSRKSFGHSGFTGTYTWADPEEELVYVFLSNRTYPSATNRLLVKSGLRTRIQQAIYDAIID, encoded by the coding sequence ATGCGCATAAATTTTTACTTCCCCCTTTTCTTTTTATTTCTTTTTAAAATACATGGTCAAAATGACCCGTTAATTGTTTCCGATTCCCTAGCACAATCCAGTTGGGTAGAGGTTCAATATAGAAATATGTCGCTGAACGAGCGTATAGGTCAACTTTTCATGGTAAATGTTGCCTCAAATCAAGATAAGGCTTCAACGGATAAGATATCGAAGCTCATTAAAGAACAGCACATAGGGGGAGTTATTTTTTCAAAAGGCGGCCCAAATCGCCAAGCGAAGCTCACCAATGCGTATCAGGCCAACTCCAAAATACCTTTATTGATCGGAATGGATGCCGAATGGGGCCTTGCCATGCGTCTTGATTCAACATATGCCTTTCCATGGAACATGACATTGGGTGCTATTCAGGATAGCAACATAGTTGAAAAAGTTGGTTTTCAAATTGGGAAACATGCCAAGCGGTTAGGTGTTCACATCAATTTTGCACCGGACATAGACGTCAACAACAATCCTAAAAATCCTATTATTGGTAACCGTTCTTTTGGTGAAGATCCTACAAATGTGACTCAGAAGGGAATCGCTTTTATGAAAGGAATGGAAAAAGCAGGTGTTTTATCCTGTGGAAAACACTTTCCCGGTCATGGCGATACGGCGACAGATTCCCACAAGGCTCTGCCGATTATTAACTCAACAAAAGAGCGATTGGATTCCATAGAACTGCATCCCTTCAAAAAATTGATAGAAAATGGGATAAGTACCGTAATGGTAGCACATTTGGATGTGCCAACCCTTGAAAGTAGGGAAGGACATCCATCTTCCCTTTCTAAAGATATAGTTTCAGGATTGCTAAAAGAAGAATTGTGCTTTAATGGGCTGGTCTTTACGGACGCATTGAACATGAAAGCTGTCTCTCAATTCGCAAATGAAGGAGAAGTTGAGCTCGAAGCTTTCTTGGCAGGAAATGACATGTTATTGATGCCTGAGAATGTCATGAAGGCCAAAGAAAAACTGATAGAAGCTTATAATGAGGGAGTTATTACCGAGGAGCGCCTCTCTGTATCGGTCAAGAAAATATTGATGGCCAAGTATAAAGCTGGACTATCTAATTACAAGCCTATAAAACTGGAAAATCTCTATGAAGATTTGAATGGCGTGGATAATGATGTTCTTTATGAAGAAGCGATTGAAAATGCAATTACCGTCGCAAAGAACAATTTTTCGTTACTCCCAATAAAAAAACTGGAAAACAAGAAGATTGCCTATGTAAAGTTTGGTGATGACTCTGGCGAAGTTTTTTTTGAAACGTTATCAAAATATGCCAAGGTGACTCAAATCAATGCCAAAGATGTTGCAGGGTACAAAAAGAAACTTGCCGATTACAATCTAGTAATTATAGGTTTTCATAAAAACAACCAAAGCCCTTGGAAAGGCTATAAATTCTCCAAAAATGAACTTTTTTGGTTACAAGAGATTTCTAGGCTACGGACCAGCAACACGATACTGACTTTATTTGCAAAGCCTTATGCGCTTTTAGACGTCCTAAATTTCAAAACTATTGATGGAGTAGTAGTAGCCTATCAAAATAGTGCAATAGCACAAGAAAAAACTGCGGAAGCAATCTTCGGTGCAATTGGTGCTAATGGGAAGTTGCCCGTTTCTGCCCATGAAGAATTTCCGGTTTATACAGGAACAAAGCTAAAATCGTTACAACGTTTGGGCTACAGTATTCCAGAACGGGTAGGCCTCAATTCCAGTAAATTGGCAGCAGTTGATAGTCTAGTCCAAATAGGACTTGATTCTTTGATGTTTCCGGGAGCACAAATATTGGTGGCAAAAAAAGGAAAGGTTATTTACAACAAAAGCTTTGGTAAACCAACCTATAAGGCAACAATGGGAATTCAGGAATCGCATATTTATGATTTGGCTTCCTTGACCAAAATTCTTTCAACATTACCTATGATCATGAAAATGGAGGAAGAAGGTAAAATTGCGCTGAACAATACGTTTGAAGAATTGATACCTGAATATGCTGATTCTGAATTAAAAGACGTTACAGTGCTAAAAGCATTATCTCATTACGGTCGACTTCCAGCCTGGATTGCTTTTTACATAAGCACTTTGAACAATGAAAGGAAACCTTCATCAGAATTTTATAGGACTAAACTAACGGATGGATTTTCCTATAAAGTAGCGGAAAATCTATATATAACCGATGCTTACAAAGATTCTATTTACAACAGGATAGGAAGACAGTCATTAAAATCCAATCGTTACCGCTATAGCGATGTAGCTTATTATGTATTTAAAAAATATATAGAAGAAACCTATGGTAAGCCAATAGACGAGCTGGTCAATGATTTTTTGTATACCCCAATGGGTTTACAGCGTACATCGTTCAATCCCCTAAGCAAATTTACAAAAGACGAGATAGTGCCTTCTGAAGAAGATACCTATTATCGTTACCAAACTGTGCAAGGATATGTGCACGATATGGGTGCGGCAATGCAAGGTGGTGTAGGTGGACATGCAGGTCTTTTCAGTAATGCCGATGATGTGGTCAAAATAATGCAGATGTATTTGCAAGGAGGCTACTATGGTGGGCATCGCTTTTTTGATGAACGGACGATTAAAAAATTTAATACCTGTTACTTTTGTCATAAAGATGTAAGAAGAGGAGTAGGTTTTGATAAGCCCCAGTTAAAGGAAAAAGGGCCAACCTGTGGATGTGTTTCTAGAAAAAGCTTTGGGCATAGCGGCTTTACCGGAACTTACACTTGGGCTGATCCTGAAGAAGAATTGGTCTATGTGTTTTTGTCCAATAGAACCTATCCATCTGCCACGAACAGGCTCTTGGTCAAATCTGGTTTACGGACCAGAATCCAGCAGGCTATTTATGATGCCATTATAGATTAG
- the bshA gene encoding N-acetyl-alpha-D-glucosaminyl L-malate synthase BshA yields MKIAIVCYPTFGGSGVVATELGIALAERGHEVHFITYKQPVRLDLLNNNIHFHEVNVPEYPLFRYQPYELALSSKLVDTIKLFGIELLHVHYAIPHAYAGYMAKKMLLEEGIYIPMITTLHGTDITLVGKHPFYKPAVTFSINKSDVVTSVSENLKQSTLKIFDIQKEIEVIPNFIDTTKYSTEYTDCQRSLMADDDERIVTHISNFRKVKHIPDVIHVFDRIQKEIPAKLIMVGEGPEKEMAEKLCDDLGIKNKVIFLGNSNEIDRILCFSDLFLLPSKSESFGLAALEAMINRVPVISSNTGGIPEVNIQGVSGFLADVGDVTEMGAKALHVLKDEDILNEFKENAYEVASKFDILNILPLYEEVYEKAYKSRFKNSY; encoded by the coding sequence ATGAAAATAGCAATAGTTTGTTATCCAACCTTTGGTGGTAGTGGTGTTGTAGCTACAGAATTGGGCATAGCTTTGGCGGAAAGAGGGCATGAAGTCCACTTCATTACCTATAAACAGCCAGTGCGTCTGGATCTCTTAAACAACAATATCCACTTTCACGAGGTCAATGTCCCGGAGTATCCACTTTTTAGATACCAACCCTATGAGTTGGCACTGTCAAGCAAATTGGTAGATACCATAAAGCTTTTTGGAATAGAGCTTTTGCATGTACATTATGCAATTCCCCATGCTTATGCAGGGTATATGGCCAAAAAGATGTTGTTGGAAGAGGGCATCTACATTCCTATGATCACAACACTGCACGGTACCGATATAACGTTGGTTGGGAAACATCCTTTCTATAAGCCGGCGGTTACGTTCAGTATCAATAAATCTGATGTGGTAACTTCCGTATCAGAAAATCTGAAGCAAAGCACTTTGAAGATTTTTGATATCCAAAAAGAAATAGAGGTCATTCCCAACTTTATTGATACAACAAAATACAGTACGGAATATACCGATTGTCAACGTTCTTTGATGGCCGATGATGATGAGCGGATAGTGACCCATATCAGTAACTTTAGAAAAGTAAAGCATATACCCGATGTGATTCATGTTTTTGACCGTATCCAAAAAGAGATACCAGCAAAACTAATCATGGTAGGCGAGGGCCCCGAGAAGGAGATGGCCGAGAAGCTCTGTGATGATTTGGGGATAAAAAATAAAGTTATATTCTTGGGCAATAGCAATGAAATCGATAGGATTCTTTGTTTTTCGGATTTGTTCTTATTACCATCAAAATCGGAAAGTTTTGGTTTAGCAGCTCTTGAAGCAATGATCAATAGGGTTCCAGTAATTTCGAGTAATACCGGCGGGATTCCAGAAGTAAACATACAAGGGGTTTCTGGATTTCTTGCAGATGTGGGCGACGTCACCGAAATGGGCGCAAAAGCACTGCACGTTTTAAAAGATGAGGATATATTAAATGAGTTTAAGGAAAATGCTTATGAGGTGGCTTCTAAGTTTGACATACTGAATATCCTGCCCTTGTACGAAGAGGTTTATGAGAAGGCCTATAAGTCTAGATTTAAGAATTCCTATTAA
- a CDS encoding MBOAT family protein — protein sequence MGASYFFYGLWDWRFLFLILASTIVDFVIGKAIYESKSKKRLWLLVSVIFNITLLGFFKYYNFFADSFMDMFQLFGYSIKSSWTLNIILPVGISFYTFQTMSYSLDIYYGRLKPTRDFLSFATFVAFFPQLVAGPIERASNLLGQIIKKREFDYGQCVSGLQLILWGLFKKMVIADGIAPIVDDIFANYHSYPASTLVLGVTLFSFQVYGDFSGYSDIAIGTAKLFGIELMSNFKFPNFSRNVAEYWQRWHISLSTWFRHYVYIPLGGSRVGKLLSVRNICIIFLVSGFWHGANWTFIFWGAFHALAFIPVFLMGRNTIYKNTVVAERTILPTLKEMGQILLTFSIVTFSRIFFRSASLTDAFNYIERIFSNFEYAQYSHPLGYRMVDYFILLALFVIYEYCIRKDERNPFKFRSRGVRFMLYTLVVFAILLFYDSGFDRSFIYFQF from the coding sequence TTGGGTGCAAGTTATTTTTTTTATGGCCTATGGGACTGGAGGTTTCTCTTTTTGATCTTAGCAAGTACCATAGTGGATTTTGTTATTGGAAAGGCCATTTACGAAAGTAAATCAAAAAAAAGGTTATGGCTTTTAGTTAGTGTCATTTTTAACATCACGCTATTAGGCTTTTTCAAGTACTACAATTTCTTTGCCGATTCATTTATGGACATGTTTCAGCTATTTGGTTATTCGATTAAGAGCAGTTGGACCTTGAATATTATCTTACCGGTAGGCATCAGTTTTTATACATTTCAAACAATGTCCTATTCTTTGGATATTTATTATGGACGTTTAAAACCCACTAGGGATTTTTTATCGTTTGCAACGTTTGTAGCATTTTTCCCTCAATTGGTTGCCGGGCCTATTGAGAGGGCCTCTAATCTATTGGGACAGATTATCAAAAAAAGGGAGTTCGACTATGGTCAATGCGTATCTGGTTTACAGCTTATTCTTTGGGGGCTTTTTAAAAAGATGGTAATTGCAGATGGTATTGCTCCAATAGTGGACGATATTTTCGCAAATTATCACTCTTATCCTGCATCAACCTTAGTTCTGGGTGTTACCTTATTTAGTTTTCAAGTGTACGGGGATTTTTCTGGCTATTCGGACATAGCTATTGGAACTGCAAAATTATTCGGTATCGAATTGATGTCTAATTTTAAGTTTCCAAATTTTTCTAGGAATGTTGCCGAATATTGGCAGCGCTGGCATATATCTTTATCAACATGGTTTAGGCATTACGTATATATTCCACTTGGTGGATCAAGGGTAGGTAAGTTACTTTCCGTGAGGAATATTTGTATAATTTTTCTCGTAAGCGGTTTTTGGCATGGTGCCAACTGGACCTTTATCTTTTGGGGTGCCTTCCATGCGTTGGCCTTTATTCCGGTTTTTCTGATGGGTAGAAATACCATATATAAAAATACGGTAGTGGCAGAGCGAACGATTCTACCTACTTTAAAAGAAATGGGTCAAATTTTATTAACCTTTTCTATCGTCACTTTTTCAAGAATCTTTTTTAGATCAGCATCGTTGACTGATGCATTTAATTATATCGAACGGATTTTTTCTAATTTTGAGTATGCACAATACAGCCATCCTTTAGGATATCGTATGGTAGATTACTTTATTCTTCTTGCGCTTTTTGTAATTTATGAATATTGTATTCGCAAGGATGAGCGTAATCCTTTCAAATTCAGGTCGAGGGGAGTCAGGTTTATGTTATATACACTAGTTGTCTTTGCAATTTTACTTTTTTACGATAGTGGTTTTGATCGTTCATTTATTTATTTTCAATTTTAG
- a CDS encoding ABC transporter ATPase, with translation MLVPFDKLPDDSRIWIYQANRSFTDTELEEIQDKMKGFITEWTAHGSQLEAGFEIKYKRFIIIALDQSNTGASGCSIDASVHFIQELEQKYGVTLLDRMNVSFKQGEYVTYKSLKDFKKMAKEKAISGNTIVFNNLVTTKFEYQEHWEVPASESWHSRFVS, from the coding sequence ATGTTAGTACCTTTTGATAAACTTCCTGACGACTCTAGGATTTGGATTTACCAAGCCAACAGAAGTTTTACGGATACCGAGCTAGAAGAAATTCAAGATAAAATGAAAGGTTTTATTACAGAATGGACTGCGCACGGTAGTCAATTGGAAGCGGGTTTTGAAATAAAGTATAAAAGATTTATAATTATCGCGTTGGACCAGTCGAATACTGGTGCGTCTGGTTGCTCTATTGATGCATCCGTTCATTTTATACAGGAGTTGGAACAAAAATATGGTGTAACACTTTTAGATAGGATGAATGTATCGTTCAAACAAGGTGAGTACGTTACGTACAAATCGTTAAAGGACTTTAAAAAAATGGCCAAGGAGAAAGCCATTTCGGGAAATACGATAGTGTTCAATAACTTGGTAACCACCAAATTCGAATATCAAGAGCATTGGGAAGTTCCTGCCAGTGAGAGTTGGCATTCAAGGTTTGTTTCGTAA